One Clostridia bacterium DNA window includes the following coding sequences:
- the rplR gene encoding 50S ribosomal protein L18, with product MISKIDKNAERVKRHKRIRNRIFGTPERPRLCVFRSDKHIYAQIIDDVAGKTLAAASTVEKEIAAQITEMDKSAAAKYVGKVLAEKAKAAGIEEVVFDRGGYLYTGRVAALADGAREGGLNF from the coding sequence ATGATAAGTAAAATTGATAAGAATGCCGAGCGTGTAAAGAGGCATAAGAGAATCCGCAACAGAATCTTCGGCACCCCCGAAAGACCTCGTCTTTGCGTGTTCCGTTCGGACAAGCATATCTATGCGCAAATCATCGACGACGTCGCCGGCAAGACTTTGGCCGCCGCTTCTACCGTCGAGAAGGAAATCGCCGCTCAAATTACCGAGATGGACAAATCCGCCGCCGCCAAGTACGTTGGAAAGGTGTTGGCCGAGAAGGCCAAGGCCGCGGGCATCGAGGAAGTCGTCTTTGACCGTGGCGGTTATCTCTACACCGGTCGTGTCGCCGCTTTGGCGGACGGCGCAAGAGAAGGCGGTTTGAATTTCTAA
- a CDS encoding type Z 30S ribosomal protein S14 yields MAKTSLKNKQKKAPKYAVRGYTRCKLCGRPHAVLRKFGICRVCFRELAYKGQIPGVKKSSW; encoded by the coding sequence ATGGCAAAAACGTCTTTGAAAAACAAACAAAAGAAGGCTCCGAAGTATGCGGTACGCGGCTATACGCGTTGCAAACTGTGCGGCCGTCCCCACGCCGTGTTGCGTAAGTTCGGCATCTGCAGAGTATGCTTCAGAGAATTGGCATATAAAGGACAAATCCCCGGTGTGAAGAAATCGAGTTGGTAA
- the rpsM gene encoding 30S ribosomal protein S13, whose protein sequence is MARISGVDLPREKRVEIGLTYIYGIGLATSKKILQETGIDPDIRVKDLTEAHVSAIREYIENPDNHIVVEGDLKRQIDMDIKRLREIGCYRGLRHRKGLPVRGQSSKRNARTRKGPRRIVSRSKK, encoded by the coding sequence ATGGCTCGTATATCCGGTGTTGACTTGCCGAGAGAGAAAAGAGTAGAGATTGGTTTAACCTACATCTACGGCATTGGCTTAGCAACTTCAAAGAAGATATTACAAGAAACCGGGATTGATCCCGACATTCGGGTGAAAGACCTGACCGAAGCGCACGTGTCCGCCATTCGTGAGTACATCGAGAACCCCGACAACCACATCGTGGTCGAGGGCGACCTGAAGCGTCAAATCGATATGGACATCAAGCGTTTGAGAGAAATCGGCTGCTATCGTGGCTTGCGTCACCGCAAAGGTTTGCCCGTTCGCGGACAAAGCAGCAAGCGTAATGCGCGTACCCGCAAAGGTCCGCGTCGTATCGTGAGTCGTTCCAAGAAATAG
- the rpsH gene encoding 30S ribosomal protein S8 yields the protein MYVTDPIADMLTRIRNALTAKHTVVDIPRSRTKIAVAEILKNEGYVTNVELVGKADYTGVIRITLKYGPKGEKVINGLKRVSRPGLRVYAGADELPKVLGGLGVAIISTNKGIMTDKAARSANLGGEVMAYVW from the coding sequence ATGTACGTAACGGATCCCATAGCAGATATGCTTACAAGAATCAGAAACGCCTTGACCGCCAAACACACTGTGGTGGATATTCCCCGTTCGCGCACCAAGATCGCCGTCGCGGAGATTTTGAAGAACGAAGGTTACGTCACCAATGTCGAATTGGTAGGCAAAGCAGACTATACCGGCGTCATTCGCATCACGTTGAAGTACGGCCCCAAGGGCGAGAAAGTCATCAACGGTCTGAAGCGCGTGAGCCGTCCCGGTTTGAGAGTGTACGCCGGCGCCGACGAACTGCCCAAAGTGTTGGGCGGCTTGGGCGTGGCCATCATCAGCACCAACAAGGGCATCATGACCGACAAGGCGGCGCGTAGCGCCAACTTGGGCGGCGAAGTGATGGCTTACGTTTGGTAA
- the secY gene encoding preprotein translocase subunit SecY, with protein sequence MFKTLVNAFAEKGIRKKLLITLLILLIYRIGCFIPVPGINPSAFGSLTGGNEFFGVLSSITGGSLANGTWFALGILPYINASIIMQLLTLIIPALERMSKEGEEGRRKMTQITRYMAVLLAVVQGVGITIMWHNKFGYIQPMFALEGLNTTTGLAFSMMFVIFSLVAGSCVVMWLCDLITEFGVGNGASLIIFVGILSGFISGFIDEMKVVTGDVAQIWRVILYLIVVVIVFVFIIFIDMSQRNIPVQYAKQVKGNKMYGGQSTQIPIKVNSSGVMPIIFASSFLMFPQLIASFWPDSAFYGWWSRYLGVGTWAYSILLALLILFFSYFYAKIQFNPEDISKSIQQNGGFIPGIRPGRPTAEYLNRINNRITLFGAIFLAVIALIPGLVFRAILTSGSASNSGLVNAFSATGMLIVVSVALEFNTQLENELMMKHYRGFLK encoded by the coding sequence ATGTTCAAAACTTTGGTCAATGCCTTCGCAGAGAAGGGTATAAGGAAAAAATTATTAATCACGCTTCTTATCCTGTTGATTTACAGAATAGGTTGCTTTATCCCTGTGCCGGGCATTAATCCGAGTGCTTTTGGTAGCCTAACCGGCGGTAACGAGTTCTTCGGCGTTTTGTCCTCTATCACGGGTGGCAGTTTGGCCAACGGTACGTGGTTCGCCTTAGGTATATTGCCGTATATCAACGCGTCCATTATCATGCAACTTCTCACCCTCATCATTCCCGCTTTGGAGAGAATGAGCAAAGAGGGCGAAGAAGGTCGCCGCAAGATGACGCAGATCACCCGCTATATGGCCGTATTGCTCGCCGTCGTGCAAGGCGTCGGTATTACGATCATGTGGCACAACAAATTCGGTTATATCCAACCGATGTTCGCCCTGGAAGGGCTCAACACCACTACGGGTTTGGCCTTCTCCATGATGTTCGTCATCTTCAGTTTGGTGGCAGGTAGTTGCGTGGTCATGTGGCTGTGCGACCTCATCACCGAGTTCGGCGTGGGCAACGGCGCGTCCCTCATCATCTTCGTCGGTATCTTGTCCGGCTTCATCAGCGGCTTCATCGACGAAATGAAAGTGGTCACGGGCGACGTAGCGCAAATCTGGCGCGTCATTCTGTACCTCATCGTCGTGGTGATTGTGTTCGTGTTCATCATCTTCATAGATATGAGCCAACGCAACATTCCCGTGCAGTACGCCAAGCAGGTCAAGGGCAACAAGATGTACGGCGGCCAGAGCACCCAGATCCCCATCAAGGTCAACTCGTCCGGCGTCATGCCCATCATCTTCGCCTCGTCCTTCTTGATGTTCCCCCAACTCATCGCCAGCTTCTGGCCCGATAGTGCATTCTATGGTTGGTGGTCGCGTTATTTGGGCGTCGGCACCTGGGCGTACAGCATTTTGTTGGCATTGTTGATTTTGTTCTTCAGCTACTTCTATGCGAAGATCCAATTCAACCCCGAGGATATCTCCAAGAGCATCCAACAAAACGGCGGCTTCATTCCCGGCATTCGTCCCGGCAGACCTACGGCGGAGTACCTCAACCGTATCAACAATCGTATCACGTTGTTCGGCGCCATCTTCCTGGCCGTTATCGCCCTTATCCCCGGTTTGGTGTTCCGTGCCATCCTCACTTCGGGCAGCGCCAGCAATTCGGGCTTGGTCAACGCCTTCTCGGCGACCGGTATGCTGATCGTCGTGAGCGTCGCTTTGGAGTTCAACACCCAACTCGAGAACGAGTTGATGATGAAGCACTACAGAGGTTTCTTGAAATAG
- the map gene encoding type I methionyl aminopeptidase: MISVKTDSEIAKMRVANGIVRDVLKLLEEHVKEGVSTAYLDKIAREYIEKQGATPSFLGYNGFPASICASVDDVVVHGIPSKHIVLKEGQIVGLDVGACIHGFHGDAARTFAVGRISPEKQRLMDVTKECFFKGVSVMKDGVRLGDLSNAIQEHAESNGYSVVRELVGHGIGRAMHEDPSVPNYGPAGHGVRMHANMTIAVEPMINMGGKEVYTARDGWTVRTVDGKPSAHYENTILITQEGVEILTL, translated from the coding sequence ATGATAAGCGTCAAAACGGATAGCGAAATCGCCAAAATGCGCGTGGCCAACGGCATCGTGCGCGACGTGCTCAAACTGTTGGAAGAGCACGTGAAAGAGGGCGTTTCCACCGCCTATCTCGACAAGATAGCGCGCGAATATATCGAGAAGCAGGGCGCCACGCCTTCCTTCCTCGGGTACAACGGCTTCCCCGCAAGCATCTGCGCTTCGGTGGACGACGTGGTGGTGCACGGTATTCCTTCCAAACATATCGTTCTCAAGGAAGGGCAGATCGTGGGCTTGGACGTGGGCGCTTGCATTCACGGCTTTCACGGGGACGCGGCCCGCACCTTCGCGGTAGGGCGCATCTCTCCCGAGAAGCAACGCCTGATGGACGTCACCAAAGAGTGCTTCTTCAAGGGCGTATCGGTCATGAAGGACGGCGTGCGGCTGGGAGACCTGTCCAACGCCATTCAAGAGCACGCGGAGTCCAACGGCTATTCCGTCGTGCGGGAGTTGGTCGGTCACGGCATCGGCCGCGCCATGCACGAGGATCCGTCGGTACCCAACTACGGCCCCGCGGGACACGGCGTAAGAATGCACGCCAACATGACCATCGCCGTCGAGCCCATGATCAACATGGGCGGCAAGGAAGTCTACACGGCCCGCGACGGTTGGACGGTACGCACCGTGGACGGCAAGCCGTCCGCGCATTACGAAAATACCATTCTCATCACCCAAGAGGGCGTCGAGATATTGACACTGTAG
- a CDS encoding adenylate kinase — protein MKLIFLGAPGAGKGTHATRVKQEYNLPHISTGDIFRANIKGGTPLGLLAKSYIDRGALVPDSVVIDIVKDRLAQEDCKNGYILDGFPRTVAQADALSAFADIDAVINLILDGEVIVERVAGRRMCVCGETYNVATLGGKTTCAKCGKPLYQREDDNPDTIRNRLAVYEKETSPLLDYYRAKGLLKDVDSNGLTVEEVYAKIKAVLDNL, from the coding sequence ATGAAGTTGATTTTCTTGGGCGCCCCCGGCGCAGGCAAAGGAACGCACGCAACGCGCGTCAAACAGGAATACAACCTTCCTCATATCAGCACGGGAGATATCTTCCGTGCTAATATCAAGGGAGGCACCCCCTTGGGATTGTTGGCCAAGAGCTACATCGATCGCGGCGCTTTGGTGCCCGACAGCGTGGTCATCGACATCGTCAAGGATCGCTTGGCCCAAGAGGATTGCAAAAACGGCTACATTTTGGACGGGTTCCCCCGCACGGTAGCGCAGGCGGACGCCTTGTCCGCGTTCGCCGACATCGACGCCGTTATCAATTTGATATTGGACGGCGAGGTGATCGTCGAGCGCGTGGCGGGCAGACGTATGTGCGTATGCGGCGAGACCTACAACGTAGCGACGTTGGGCGGCAAGACCACTTGCGCCAAGTGCGGCAAGCCTCTCTACCAACGCGAAGACGACAATCCCGACACCATTCGCAACCGCTTGGCCGTGTACGAAAAGGAGACCAGCCCCTTGCTCGACTACTATCGGGCGAAAGGGTTGCTCAAAGACGTGGACAGCAACGGCCTGACCGTCGAAGAAGTATACGCCAAGATCAAAGCCGTGTTGGACAACCTATGA
- the rplF gene encoding 50S ribosomal protein L6, which translates to MSRIGRLPIVIPAGVTVTLGDNNTVTVKGSLGTLTRSFAPTMGIEVKDNHVYVTRQDDQKKNKALHGLTRVLINNMVVGVSKGYEKVLVVNGVGYKVTATGANQLTFNVGYSHPVVVTAPQGITLTCNGAEVSVKGIDKELVGQTAANIKRIRIPDPYHLYGIRYKDEVLVKKEGKTAGK; encoded by the coding sequence ATGAGTAGAATAGGAAGATTACCTATCGTCATTCCCGCAGGCGTCACCGTCACCTTGGGCGACAACAACACCGTCACCGTCAAAGGCAGCCTCGGCACGTTGACCCGTAGCTTCGCGCCCACCATGGGCATCGAAGTGAAGGACAATCACGTGTACGTCACCCGTCAGGACGACCAAAAGAAGAACAAGGCTTTGCACGGCCTCACCCGCGTGCTCATCAACAATATGGTGGTGGGCGTCAGCAAGGGCTACGAGAAAGTGCTGGTCGTCAACGGCGTCGGCTACAAAGTCACCGCCACGGGCGCCAACCAACTGACCTTCAACGTGGGTTATTCTCACCCCGTGGTCGTCACCGCTCCCCAAGGTATCACCTTGACCTGCAACGGTGCCGAAGTGTCGGTGAAAGGCATTGACAAAGAGTTGGTCGGTCAAACGGCCGCCAACATCAAACGCATCCGTATTCCCGATCCCTATCATCTCTACGGCATTCGCTACAAAGATGAAGTGTTGGTGAAGAAGGAAGGCAAGACTGCCGGTAAATAA
- the rpmD gene encoding 50S ribosomal protein L30, protein MAKLKITLVKSTIGALEKQKATVKAMGFHKTGSSVVMEDNACTRGMIKVVSHLVKVEDAE, encoded by the coding sequence ATGGCTAAATTGAAGATTACGTTAGTCAAGAGCACCATCGGTGCATTGGAAAAACAAAAAGCCACCGTCAAGGCGATGGGTTTCCACAAAACGGGTAGTTCCGTCGTGATGGAAGACAACGCCTGCACGCGCGGCATGATCAAAGTGGTTTCCCACCTCGTCAAGGTGGAAGACGCAGAGTAA
- the rpsK gene encoding 30S ribosomal protein S11: protein MAAKKKVVTKRKDKIRVEKGQCHIQCSFNNTIVTFTDMQGNTISWCSAGKLEYKGSKKSTPYVAQQVAETAADVAKDCGMKYVEVYVKGPGQGRESAIRALGNKDMIVTLIKDVSPIPHNGCRPPKRRRL from the coding sequence ATGGCAGCAAAGAAGAAAGTCGTTACGAAACGCAAAGATAAAATTCGTGTAGAGAAAGGACAATGTCACATTCAATGTTCCTTCAACAACACCATAGTCACCTTTACCGATATGCAAGGTAATACCATCAGTTGGTGCTCTGCCGGCAAGCTCGAATACAAAGGCAGCAAGAAGAGCACGCCCTACGTCGCGCAACAAGTGGCGGAGACCGCCGCCGACGTGGCCAAGGATTGTGGTATGAAATACGTAGAGGTTTACGTCAAGGGCCCCGGCCAAGGCCGTGAGAGCGCGATCCGCGCGTTGGGCAACAAGGACATGATCGTCACTTTGATCAAGGACGTCTCTCCCATCCCCCACAACGGTTGCCGTCCCCCCAAGCGTAGAAGACTGTAG
- the infA gene encoding translation initiation factor IF-1 gives MSKEDVIEMSGRVIEVMAYQNYKVELEPSHRVIVAYPSGKMRTKSIKIIEGDTVRVELSPYDLTKGRIVWRDKN, from the coding sequence ATGTCCAAAGAAGATGTCATCGAGATGAGCGGAAGAGTAATCGAAGTCATGGCGTACCAAAACTACAAAGTGGAATTGGAACCCAGTCATCGCGTCATCGTGGCTTACCCCTCGGGTAAGATGAGGACCAAAAGCATCAAAATAATCGAAGGCGACACCGTGCGCGTCGAGTTGAGTCCGTACGATTTGACCAAAGGTCGTATCGTGTGGCGTGACAAAAACTAA
- the rpsE gene encoding 30S ribosomal protein S5 has translation MARQERFAKHEQKDEFDKVTISMNRVTKVVKGGKNTRQAALVCVGDHAGKVGLGMGKAAEAVDAINKAETAAKRNVFIIPIVGTTIPHEIVGEYGCGKVLLMPAEEGTGVIAGGPVRAVLEMSGIKDIRAKSLGSNNPINCARATIAGLQALRTAEQIAALRGLSVEEVSSLTLVDKK, from the coding sequence ATGGCAAGACAAGAAAGATTTGCAAAACACGAGCAAAAAGACGAATTCGATAAAGTAACCATTTCGATGAACCGCGTTACCAAGGTTGTCAAGGGTGGTAAAAATACCCGTCAAGCCGCGTTGGTGTGCGTGGGTGACCACGCCGGCAAAGTCGGTTTGGGCATGGGCAAGGCCGCCGAGGCCGTGGACGCCATCAACAAGGCCGAAACCGCCGCCAAGCGCAACGTGTTCATCATCCCCATCGTTGGCACCACCATTCCTCACGAGATCGTCGGCGAATACGGCTGCGGCAAAGTGTTGCTGATGCCCGCCGAGGAAGGTACCGGCGTCATCGCCGGCGGCCCCGTGCGTGCGGTATTGGAGATGTCCGGCATCAAGGACATCCGCGCCAAATCCCTGGGCAGCAACAACCCCATCAACTGCGCCCGCGCCACCATCGCCGGCTTGCAAGCATTGCGCACGGCCGAGCAAATCGCGGCGCTTCGCGGTTTGAGCGTAGAAGAAGTTTCTTCGTTGACCTTGGTCGACAAGAAATAA
- the rpmJ gene encoding 50S ribosomal protein L36 produces MKVRPSVKPMCGNCKIIRRHGVVMVICSKNKNHKQKQG; encoded by the coding sequence ATGAAAGTCAGACCGTCTGTGAAACCCATGTGTGGTAATTGCAAAATCATTCGTCGTCACGGCGTCGTGATGGTGATTTGCAGCAAAAATAAAAATCATAAACAAAAGCAGGGCTGA
- the rplE gene encoding 50S ribosomal protein L5: MADKKKEAKNQAAKGLAAEVKAGDNREYRLVTRYKEYVAPEMQKKFGYKNVHQIPRLEKIVLNMGLGDVKDNAKAFQQAVEEMTQIAGQKPIITRARKSVANFKVREGMNVGCKVTLRGPRMYDFLDKLMNVVLPRVRDFKGVPTKSFDGRGSYAMGVKEQLIFPEITYEQVEKVRGMDICIVTTANTDEEAKELLALMGMPFARN; this comes from the coding sequence ATGGCAGACAAAAAGAAAGAAGCTAAGAATCAGGCCGCTAAGGGACTTGCGGCCGAGGTAAAAGCAGGCGACAACCGCGAATACCGCTTGGTAACGCGCTACAAAGAGTACGTCGCACCCGAAATGCAAAAGAAATTCGGTTATAAGAACGTTCACCAAATCCCCCGTCTCGAGAAAATCGTGCTCAATATGGGTTTGGGCGACGTGAAGGATAACGCCAAAGCGTTCCAACAAGCCGTAGAAGAAATGACGCAGATCGCCGGTCAAAAACCCATCATCACCCGCGCTCGCAAGAGCGTCGCGAACTTCAAAGTGCGCGAGGGTATGAACGTCGGTTGCAAGGTGACCTTGCGCGGCCCCAGAATGTACGACTTCTTGGATAAGTTGATGAACGTCGTGTTGCCCCGCGTGAGAGACTTCAAGGGCGTGCCCACCAAGTCTTTCGACGGCAGAGGCAGCTACGCGATGGGCGTCAAAGAGCAATTGATCTTCCCCGAAATCACTTACGAACAAGTGGAAAAAGTGCGCGGTATGGACATCTGCATCGTCACCACCGCCAACACCGACGAGGAAGCAAAAGAGTTGTTGGCATTGATGGGTATGCCCTTTGCTCGCAACTAA
- the rplO gene encoding 50S ribosomal protein L15 — MKLNEMSPAPGAKKSVKRLGRGIGSGTGKTAGKGHKGQWARSGGGVRPGFEGGQMPLTRRIPKRGFTNNFKKEYTTVNIGVLNDLFAAGEVVNAESIVEKGLVSKIAPYGLKVLGGGELTKALTVQAKCFTESAKQAIEAVGGKAEEV; from the coding sequence ATGAAATTGAATGAAATGTCTCCCGCCCCCGGCGCAAAGAAGAGCGTAAAAAGATTGGGTAGAGGTATCGGTTCCGGTACCGGCAAAACCGCCGGCAAAGGCCACAAGGGTCAATGGGCCCGTAGCGGCGGCGGCGTGCGCCCCGGGTTCGAAGGCGGCCAAATGCCTTTGACTCGTCGCATCCCCAAGCGCGGCTTCACCAACAATTTCAAAAAAGAGTATACGACCGTTAATATCGGTGTTTTGAACGACCTGTTCGCGGCCGGCGAAGTGGTGAACGCAGAGAGCATCGTCGAGAAAGGTCTGGTCAGCAAGATCGCGCCCTACGGCCTCAAGGTGTTGGGCGGCGGCGAATTGACCAAGGCTTTGACCGTACAAGCCAAATGCTTTACCGAAAGCGCCAAGCAAGCCATAGAAGCGGTCGGCGGCAAAGCGGAAGAGGTGTAA
- a CDS encoding KOW domain-containing RNA-binding protein, with amino-acid sequence MKVGSVVYSKQGRDKDRAYVVCALSDKEGYVWVVDGEVRTLAKPKNKNTKHLRYRGEDLEALAAKFAEGKQVFDSEIKSALRAYAK; translated from the coding sequence ATGAAGGTAGGTAGCGTGGTGTATTCCAAGCAAGGTCGCGATAAAGACCGCGCGTACGTCGTGTGCGCCTTATCCGACAAAGAAGGCTACGTTTGGGTGGTAGACGGCGAGGTTCGCACCTTGGCCAAACCCAAAAACAAGAATACCAAGCATCTGCGGTATCGGGGCGAGGATCTGGAGGCGTTGGCCGCCAAGTTCGCCGAGGGCAAGCAGGTATTCGACAGTGAAATCAAGAGCGCCTTGCGCGCTTATGCAAAGTAG
- the rplX gene encoding 50S ribosomal protein L24: MEIKKGDAVKIIAGKDKGATGQVIKVYPAENRIVVEGVNIVSKCVRARRANERGGIVEQPAAFDASNAMVICPECHEATRLGHQIVDGKKVRVCKACGASVEATKGKSTAKKAAKKAKKKADEE, translated from the coding sequence ATGGAAATCAAGAAAGGCGACGCAGTAAAAATTATTGCAGGCAAAGATAAAGGTGCCACCGGTCAAGTCATCAAAGTGTATCCCGCCGAGAACCGCATCGTGGTGGAAGGCGTGAATATCGTCAGCAAGTGCGTGCGTGCCCGTCGTGCCAACGAAAGAGGCGGCATCGTCGAGCAACCCGCCGCATTCGACGCCAGCAACGCGATGGTCATCTGCCCCGAGTGCCACGAAGCCACCCGTTTGGGTCACCAAATCGTGGACGGCAAGAAAGTGCGCGTGTGCAAAGCGTGCGGCGCTTCCGTAGAAGCCACCAAGGGCAAATCCACCGCCAAGAAAGCGGCCAAGAAAGCCAAGAAAAAGGCCGACGAAGAGTAA